The following are from one region of the Heterodontus francisci isolate sHetFra1 chromosome 34, sHetFra1.hap1, whole genome shotgun sequence genome:
- the LOC137349427 gene encoding uncharacterized protein, with amino-acid sequence MNIPILNDGQAQHVSAKDQAKASATIFSQECQVNDPYQPPQVVSIITVASFQPIRFTPRDIKKWLRALDTAKAAGSDHIPAVVLKTCAPELAVPLPKFLCPPTAPKQPQLKSGTTVGLWHGALFIDVVTSLCPEACSTDIIIIFQSFLLASVPIPALSPQYPWPSSSSSISSMMASASTCLEVAHSSISLPHLSSLVFVLLDCWLNIKSWISCNILQLNIGKTKATILAPGPDFISLRPNMCSSLATGSD; translated from the coding sequence atgaacatccccatcctcaatgatggccaaGCCCAACACGTTAGTGCAAAAGACCAGGCTAAAGcgtctgcaaccatcttcagccaggaatgccaagtgaatgatccatatcAGCCTCCTCAAGTGGTCTCTATCATCACagttgccagttttcagccaattcgattcactccacgtgatatcaagaaatggctgcgcgcactggatacagcaaaggctgcggGCTCTGaccacatcccggctgtagtgctgaaaacttgtgctccagaactagccgtgcctctaCCCAAGTTTTTATGCCCTCCCACAGCACCGAAACAGCCCCAACTAAAGTCAGGAACCACTGTGGGATTGTGGCACGGTGCATTATTCATTGATGTCGTAACCTCTCTATGCCCTGAGGCATGCTCAACagacatcatcatcatcttccagtCCTTTCTTCTGGCTTCTGTTCCCATCCCAGCCTTGTCACCTCAGTACCCTtggccctcctcctcttcctctataTCATCCATGATGGCGTCAGCTTCCACATGTCTGGAAGTTGCCCACAGCTCGATTTCTCTACCGCATCTATCGTCCCTTGTCTTTGTGCTGCTGGACTGCTGGCTCAATATCAAGTCATGGATAAGTTGTAATATCCTGCAGCTGAATATTGGGAAGACAAAAGCCACCATCTTGGCTCCTGGCCCAGACTTCATATCATTGCGACCAAATATGTGCTCCTCCCTTGCCACAGGTTCCGACTGA
- the LOC137349424 gene encoding zinc finger protein 16-like gives MSHQHVHTDGRPFRCSHCGTGIRQSSELTAHHRAQIGERLFTCDMCENRFADSCTLLTHQPVHNGERPFTCSECGKGFPTSSDLLKHQPVHTRERSFTCSECGKGFTRLSNLLTHQRIHTGERPFTCSECGKGFTQSFNLLKHQRVHSGERPFTCSECGKGFTTSSYLLKHRQIHTGERPFTCSECGKGFTTLSHLLTHQRIHTGERPFTCLDCGKGFTQSSTLLKHQRVHTGERPFNCSECEKRFTQASHLRTHQRVHTGERPYTCSECGKGFSTSTDLRTHQHIHTGERPFTCSDCGKGFTRSFLLLTHQRVHTGERPFTCSDCGKGFTQSSTLLKHQRVHTGERPFTCSECGKGFTRSFLLLTHQRVHTGERPFTCFECGKGFTTSSDLLRHQRVHTGERSLTCSE, from the coding sequence atgtcccatcaacatGTTCACACTGACGGGAGACCATTCAGatgctctcactgcgggactgggATCAGGCAATCATCTGAACTCACTGCACACCATCGAGCTCAgattggggagaggctgttcacctgcgacATGTGTGAGAACAGATTTGCTGATTCATGCACCCTGCTGACTCACCAgccagttcacaatggggagaggccattcacctgctcagagtgtgggaagggattcccaACTTCATCTGATCTGCTGAAACATCAACCAGTTCACACCAGGGAGAgatcgttcacctgctcagagtgtgggaagggattcactcggttatCCAACCTGCTGactcaccagcgaattcacactggggagaggccattcacctgctcagagtgtgggaagggattcactcagtcattcaacctgctgaaacaccagcgggttcattctggggagaggccgttcacctgctcagagtgtgggaagggattcactacttcatcctacctgctgaaacaccggcaaattcacactggggagagaccgttcacctgttcagagtgtgggaagggattcactactttatcccacctgctgacacaccagcgaattcacactggtgagaggccgtttacctgcttagattgtgggaagggattcactcagtcatccaccctgctgaaacaccagcgagttcacactggggagaggccgttcaactgctcagagtgtgagaagagattcactCAGGCATCCCACCTGCggacacaccagcgggttcacactggggagaggccgtataCCTGCTCAGAATGCGGGAAGGGGTTCAGTACTTCAACCGACCTGCGAACACACCAGCAcattcacactggtgagaggccgttcacctgctcagactgtgggaagggattcactcggtcattccTCCTGCTGactcaccagcgagttcacaccggtgagaggccgttcacctgctcagactgtgggaagggattcactcagtcatccaccctgctgaaacaccagcgagttcacactggggagaggccgttcacctgctcagagtgtgggaagggattcactcggtcattcctccttttgacacaccagcgagttcacactggagagaggccgttcacctgcttcgagtgtgggaagggattcactacttcatctgatctgttgagacaccagcgagttcacactggggagaggtcatTAACCTGCTCAGAGTAA